The Xiphophorus maculatus strain JP 163 A chromosome 21, X_maculatus-5.0-male, whole genome shotgun sequence genome window below encodes:
- the zcchc2 gene encoding zinc finger CCHC domain-containing protein 2 isoform X1, translated as MITMKLPMKTGEKGGDETAEGDSLDPSERQHIPRAASSPSVYERLQEPPRPRVHSSLLDRESVFEWFGHHLNPAKRIEFMCGLLHMCQPLELRFLGSYLEDLARKDYHVLRDFECRANNPNDLGALTDVVDPVIRSKLIVCLSLLGSDRRECAGILSRILSSVDLALSYRNYDYSLPPFRDPQHHLHPFYPPCQDGSVCEQNRDEATAGALEQLALLYTMASLHPAFHFHQREVIRGQLDKIELSLEEEKRQRQLRINAQSTEMLGQQLDFTASSVQDFGECPASHPPCQSRRSGRWTTQREAVHIERIVLRGISRTATDKEYSFEVKWSDSSSSSVTKTHQELENFLLKLPKDQCTDSFEKSILRLLNQGDQYESREVEKNLRERFLSAPPLFRQTRKICSFFSSSRPACRCTLHPGTTYQPDCSDASSQDEDSYVQGHKKKHASKNPCQLLSRAKSPQADTWRGGHAAELNGPADRRKKSSAARSSQEAEQHLDPDRRSHPASKSKSRFLPGDRDKVSVKGRGAAFLTNGTLLPALSPQRKVGPSHADTFGETSSESCSSPSSPQYRRRQSLESDDDNNKDSDSHSDEGSKGVAPDLFFMRQADSAGLADGPRQGPDFASPPYLPPLACLLPNGAPDPVAPDGNPLPAGPLSVVPTPGIVGDLEKREVLTTFGGPPLALHHSVGGGVQPLVQRFKTALPHSQGPGEGEAPLRALGSMSPGPPAYSSPSLPCQEPGLAPPLPHMEPPHPKLHGILPSGMPSPYALASVAPVPPSVMPTLGTPGAAVSPAVPSNSPGPPPSLSPALGLSTPQNDSVSYCNSNASGGSGPVAPGNPVAVQQTQQQMPPQQQTPPLQQQQPPVGCGTCGCHNNCGNRGSGSVVGGSSSCQPPLYFHHQMAAVARQMFSVPQSLLYLAQTQAPHQANGPPTMPPFFPAAPPPVLPSPYLHPHSQAEGPSHMMGSQAQVAVAAANYSLQQQMAPAASFSQRVYQPVYPGHLGMLPAAVLGGGGVNKKNGTVSCHNCGVNGHFAQECNQPSMDSTQPGGFRMKYAASNISEALDNAD; from the exons ATGATAACAATGAAGCTACCGATGAAAACTGGCGAGAAAGGAGGCGACGAGACGGCGGAGGGCGATTCGTTGGATCCATCCGAAAGGCAGCATATCCCCAGGGCGGCATCTTCTCCTTCGGTGTACGAGAGGCTGCAGGAGCCGCCAAGACCCCGCGTCCACTCATCGCTTTTGGACAGAGAGAGCGTGTTCGAGTGGTTCGGCCACCATCTGAACCCCGCCAAGCGGATCGAGTTTATGTGCGGGCTGCTGCATATGTGCCAACCCCTGGAGCTCCGCTTTCTGGGATCATACCTGGAGGACCTCGCTAGAAAAGATTACCACGTTTTACGGGACTTTGAGTGCAGGGCGAATAACCCAAACGATTTGGGAGCTTTAACGGACGTGGTCGACCCGGTGATTCGGTCCAAACTCATCGTCTGCCTGTCCCTGCTCGGCTCTGACAGGAGGGAATGTGCTGGAATACTCTCTCGGATACTCAGCAGCGTGGACTTGGCCTTGTCGTATAGGAACTATGACTACTCTCTGCCTCCTTTCAGGGACCCTCAGCATCACCTCCACCCGTTCTATCCACCGTGCCAGGACGGTTCTGTGTGTGAGCAGAACCGGGACGAAGCAACGGCAGGGGCTCTGGAGCAGTTGGCTCTGCTCTATACCATGGCCTCGCTACACCCAGCTTTCCATTTTCACCAACGGGAAGTTATCCGGGGACAACTGGACAAAATCGAGCTTTCCTTGGAGGAGGAAAAGCGACAGAGGCAGCTCAGGATAAACGCCCAGTCGACG GAGATGCTGGGCCAGCAGCTGGACTTCACGGCCTCCTCAGTGCAGGACTTTGGAGAGTGTCCAGCCTCCCATCCCCCCTGCCAGAGCCGGCGCTCCGGTCGCTGGACAACACAGAGAGAAG CCGTTCACATTGAGAGGATCGTGCTCAGGGGGATCTCTCGGACGGCAACAGATAAGGAATACAGCTTTGAG GTGAAGTGGTCAGACTCTTCCTCCAGCAGTGTGACCAAAACCCACCAGGAACTGGAGAACTTCCTGCTGAAG CTTCCAAAGGATCAGTGCACGGACTCTTTTGAGAAAAGCATCCTAAGGCTCCTGAACCAGGGGGACCAGTACGAGAGCAGGGAGGTGGAGAAGAACCTCAG GGAAAGGTTTCTGTCTGCCCCGCCTCTCTTCAGGCAGACCAGGAAGATCTGCAgcttcttcagctcctccagaccgGCCTGCAGAT GTACCTTACATCCTGGGACGACGTACCAGCCAGACTGCTCTGACGCCTCCAGTCAGGATGAAG ACTCATATGTTCAGGGACACAAGAAGAAACACGCGTCTAAGAATCCATGTCAGCT ATTGTCACGGGCCAAAAGCCCCCAGGCGGACACATGGAGGGGGGGCCACGCAGCAGAGCTCAACGGGCCCGCAGAcaggaggaagaagagcagcGCGGCGAGGAGCAGCCAGGAGGCTGAGCAG CACCTGGATCCTGACAGAAGGAGCCACCCAGCATCTAAAAGCAAGAGCAGATTTTTGCCCGGAGACAG ggACAAAGTGAGTGTGAAGGGCAGAGGCGCCGCCTTTCTGACTAATGGCACTTTGTTACCGGCCCTGTCGCCGCAGAGGAAAG TCGGACCTTCTCATGCGGATACATTTGGGGAAACGTCGTCCGAGAGCTGCAGCTCTCCCTCCAGCCCCCAGTACAGGAGGCGCCAGAGTCTGGAGAGCGACGACGACAACAACAAAG ACTCAGACAGCCACTCTGATGAAGGCAGTAAGGGCGTGGCCCCTGACCTGTTCTTCATGCGGCAGGCGGACTCCGCTGGGTTGGCAGACGGCCCTCGGCAGGGCCCAGACTTCGCCTCACCCCCCTACCTGCCCCCTCTGGCCTGCTTGCTCCCCAATGGGGCCCCTGACCCTGTGGCCCCAGATGGAAACCCCCTCCCAGCAGGGCCGCTGTCGGTGGTCCCCACCCCAGGGATTGTGGGTGATCTGGAGAAGAGGGAGGTGCTGACGACCTTCGGGGGCCCCCCACTGGCCCTGCATCACTCAGTCGGTGGGGGGGTCCAGCCTCTGGTCCAGAGGTTTAAGACGGCTCTGCCCCACAGCCAAGGGCCCGGTGAGGGGGAGGCCCCTCTCAGAGCGCTGGGCTCCATGTCACCGGGGCCACCTGCGTACTCGTCCCCCTCCCTGCCCTGCCAGGAGCCCGGCCTGGCCCCACCCCTGCCCCACATGGAGCCCCCCCACCCCAAGCTGCATGGTATCCTGCCATCTGGGATGCCCTCTCCCTACGCCCTGGCCTCTGTGGCTCCTGTGCCCCCCTCTGTGATGCCCACCCTGGGGACCCCTGGAGCGGCTGTTTCTCCGGCCGTCCCCTCTAACTCTCCCGGGCCCCCGCCCAGTCTCAGCCCAGCGCTCGGCCTCAGCACGCCGCAGAATGACTCAGTTTCCTACTGCAACAGCAATGCTTCCGGTGGAAGTGGCCCCGTTGCCCCTGGCAACCCCGTAGCTGTACAGCAAACCCAGCAGCAGATGCCCCCGCAGCAGCAAACGCCAcccctccagcagcagcagcccccTGTGGGATGTGGGACCTGCGGTTGCCATAACAACTGTGGTAACCGAGGCAGCGGTAGTGTGGTGGGGGGCTCCTCTAGCTGCCAGCCCCCCCTCTACTTCCACCACCAGATGGCAGCAGTAGCGAGGCAGATGTTCAGCGTTCCTCAGTCCCTCCTCTACCTCGCCCAGACCCAGGCCCCCCACCAGGCCAACGGCCCCCCCACTATGCCCCCTTTCTTCCCTGCCGCCCCACCCCCTGTCCTCCCGTCCCCCTACCTGCATCCCCACAGCCAAGCGGAGGGCCCGTCCCACATGATGGGCAGCCAGGCCCAGGTGGCAGTGGCGGCCGCCAACTACAGCCTCCAGCAGCAGATGGCGCCAGCGGCATCGTTCTCTCAGCGTGTCTACCAGCCGGTCTATCCGGGTCACCTGGGGATGCTGCCTGCTGCCGTGCTGGGGGGCGGCGGAGTCAACAAGAAGAACGGCACAGTGTCCTGCCACAACTGTGGAGTGAACGGACACTTTGCTCAGGAATGCAACCAGCCCAGCATGGACTCCACCCAGCCGG gaGGCTTCAGGATGAAGTATGCAGCATCCAACATTTCAGAAGCACTTGATAATGCCGACTGA
- the zcchc2 gene encoding zinc finger CCHC domain-containing protein 2 isoform X2 — translation MITMKLPMKTGEKGGDETAEGDSLDPSERQHIPRAASSPSVYERLQEPPRPRVHSSLLDRESVFEWFGHHLNPAKRIEFMCGLLHMCQPLELRFLGSYLEDLARKDYHVLRDFECRANNPNDLGALTDVVDPVIRSKLIVCLSLLGSDRRECAGILSRILSSVDLALSYRNYDYSLPPFRDPQHHLHPFYPPCQDGSVCEQNRDEATAGALEQLALLYTMASLHPAFHFHQREVIRGQLDKIELSLEEEKRQRQLRINAQSTMLGQQLDFTASSVQDFGECPASHPPCQSRRSGRWTTQREAVHIERIVLRGISRTATDKEYSFEVKWSDSSSSSVTKTHQELENFLLKLPKDQCTDSFEKSILRLLNQGDQYESREVEKNLRERFLSAPPLFRQTRKICSFFSSSRPACRCTLHPGTTYQPDCSDASSQDEDSYVQGHKKKHASKNPCQLLSRAKSPQADTWRGGHAAELNGPADRRKKSSAARSSQEAEQHLDPDRRSHPASKSKSRFLPGDRDKVSVKGRGAAFLTNGTLLPALSPQRKVGPSHADTFGETSSESCSSPSSPQYRRRQSLESDDDNNKDSDSHSDEGSKGVAPDLFFMRQADSAGLADGPRQGPDFASPPYLPPLACLLPNGAPDPVAPDGNPLPAGPLSVVPTPGIVGDLEKREVLTTFGGPPLALHHSVGGGVQPLVQRFKTALPHSQGPGEGEAPLRALGSMSPGPPAYSSPSLPCQEPGLAPPLPHMEPPHPKLHGILPSGMPSPYALASVAPVPPSVMPTLGTPGAAVSPAVPSNSPGPPPSLSPALGLSTPQNDSVSYCNSNASGGSGPVAPGNPVAVQQTQQQMPPQQQTPPLQQQQPPVGCGTCGCHNNCGNRGSGSVVGGSSSCQPPLYFHHQMAAVARQMFSVPQSLLYLAQTQAPHQANGPPTMPPFFPAAPPPVLPSPYLHPHSQAEGPSHMMGSQAQVAVAAANYSLQQQMAPAASFSQRVYQPVYPGHLGMLPAAVLGGGGVNKKNGTVSCHNCGVNGHFAQECNQPSMDSTQPGGFRMKYAASNISEALDNAD, via the exons ATGATAACAATGAAGCTACCGATGAAAACTGGCGAGAAAGGAGGCGACGAGACGGCGGAGGGCGATTCGTTGGATCCATCCGAAAGGCAGCATATCCCCAGGGCGGCATCTTCTCCTTCGGTGTACGAGAGGCTGCAGGAGCCGCCAAGACCCCGCGTCCACTCATCGCTTTTGGACAGAGAGAGCGTGTTCGAGTGGTTCGGCCACCATCTGAACCCCGCCAAGCGGATCGAGTTTATGTGCGGGCTGCTGCATATGTGCCAACCCCTGGAGCTCCGCTTTCTGGGATCATACCTGGAGGACCTCGCTAGAAAAGATTACCACGTTTTACGGGACTTTGAGTGCAGGGCGAATAACCCAAACGATTTGGGAGCTTTAACGGACGTGGTCGACCCGGTGATTCGGTCCAAACTCATCGTCTGCCTGTCCCTGCTCGGCTCTGACAGGAGGGAATGTGCTGGAATACTCTCTCGGATACTCAGCAGCGTGGACTTGGCCTTGTCGTATAGGAACTATGACTACTCTCTGCCTCCTTTCAGGGACCCTCAGCATCACCTCCACCCGTTCTATCCACCGTGCCAGGACGGTTCTGTGTGTGAGCAGAACCGGGACGAAGCAACGGCAGGGGCTCTGGAGCAGTTGGCTCTGCTCTATACCATGGCCTCGCTACACCCAGCTTTCCATTTTCACCAACGGGAAGTTATCCGGGGACAACTGGACAAAATCGAGCTTTCCTTGGAGGAGGAAAAGCGACAGAGGCAGCTCAGGATAAACGCCCAGTCGACG ATGCTGGGCCAGCAGCTGGACTTCACGGCCTCCTCAGTGCAGGACTTTGGAGAGTGTCCAGCCTCCCATCCCCCCTGCCAGAGCCGGCGCTCCGGTCGCTGGACAACACAGAGAGAAG CCGTTCACATTGAGAGGATCGTGCTCAGGGGGATCTCTCGGACGGCAACAGATAAGGAATACAGCTTTGAG GTGAAGTGGTCAGACTCTTCCTCCAGCAGTGTGACCAAAACCCACCAGGAACTGGAGAACTTCCTGCTGAAG CTTCCAAAGGATCAGTGCACGGACTCTTTTGAGAAAAGCATCCTAAGGCTCCTGAACCAGGGGGACCAGTACGAGAGCAGGGAGGTGGAGAAGAACCTCAG GGAAAGGTTTCTGTCTGCCCCGCCTCTCTTCAGGCAGACCAGGAAGATCTGCAgcttcttcagctcctccagaccgGCCTGCAGAT GTACCTTACATCCTGGGACGACGTACCAGCCAGACTGCTCTGACGCCTCCAGTCAGGATGAAG ACTCATATGTTCAGGGACACAAGAAGAAACACGCGTCTAAGAATCCATGTCAGCT ATTGTCACGGGCCAAAAGCCCCCAGGCGGACACATGGAGGGGGGGCCACGCAGCAGAGCTCAACGGGCCCGCAGAcaggaggaagaagagcagcGCGGCGAGGAGCAGCCAGGAGGCTGAGCAG CACCTGGATCCTGACAGAAGGAGCCACCCAGCATCTAAAAGCAAGAGCAGATTTTTGCCCGGAGACAG ggACAAAGTGAGTGTGAAGGGCAGAGGCGCCGCCTTTCTGACTAATGGCACTTTGTTACCGGCCCTGTCGCCGCAGAGGAAAG TCGGACCTTCTCATGCGGATACATTTGGGGAAACGTCGTCCGAGAGCTGCAGCTCTCCCTCCAGCCCCCAGTACAGGAGGCGCCAGAGTCTGGAGAGCGACGACGACAACAACAAAG ACTCAGACAGCCACTCTGATGAAGGCAGTAAGGGCGTGGCCCCTGACCTGTTCTTCATGCGGCAGGCGGACTCCGCTGGGTTGGCAGACGGCCCTCGGCAGGGCCCAGACTTCGCCTCACCCCCCTACCTGCCCCCTCTGGCCTGCTTGCTCCCCAATGGGGCCCCTGACCCTGTGGCCCCAGATGGAAACCCCCTCCCAGCAGGGCCGCTGTCGGTGGTCCCCACCCCAGGGATTGTGGGTGATCTGGAGAAGAGGGAGGTGCTGACGACCTTCGGGGGCCCCCCACTGGCCCTGCATCACTCAGTCGGTGGGGGGGTCCAGCCTCTGGTCCAGAGGTTTAAGACGGCTCTGCCCCACAGCCAAGGGCCCGGTGAGGGGGAGGCCCCTCTCAGAGCGCTGGGCTCCATGTCACCGGGGCCACCTGCGTACTCGTCCCCCTCCCTGCCCTGCCAGGAGCCCGGCCTGGCCCCACCCCTGCCCCACATGGAGCCCCCCCACCCCAAGCTGCATGGTATCCTGCCATCTGGGATGCCCTCTCCCTACGCCCTGGCCTCTGTGGCTCCTGTGCCCCCCTCTGTGATGCCCACCCTGGGGACCCCTGGAGCGGCTGTTTCTCCGGCCGTCCCCTCTAACTCTCCCGGGCCCCCGCCCAGTCTCAGCCCAGCGCTCGGCCTCAGCACGCCGCAGAATGACTCAGTTTCCTACTGCAACAGCAATGCTTCCGGTGGAAGTGGCCCCGTTGCCCCTGGCAACCCCGTAGCTGTACAGCAAACCCAGCAGCAGATGCCCCCGCAGCAGCAAACGCCAcccctccagcagcagcagcccccTGTGGGATGTGGGACCTGCGGTTGCCATAACAACTGTGGTAACCGAGGCAGCGGTAGTGTGGTGGGGGGCTCCTCTAGCTGCCAGCCCCCCCTCTACTTCCACCACCAGATGGCAGCAGTAGCGAGGCAGATGTTCAGCGTTCCTCAGTCCCTCCTCTACCTCGCCCAGACCCAGGCCCCCCACCAGGCCAACGGCCCCCCCACTATGCCCCCTTTCTTCCCTGCCGCCCCACCCCCTGTCCTCCCGTCCCCCTACCTGCATCCCCACAGCCAAGCGGAGGGCCCGTCCCACATGATGGGCAGCCAGGCCCAGGTGGCAGTGGCGGCCGCCAACTACAGCCTCCAGCAGCAGATGGCGCCAGCGGCATCGTTCTCTCAGCGTGTCTACCAGCCGGTCTATCCGGGTCACCTGGGGATGCTGCCTGCTGCCGTGCTGGGGGGCGGCGGAGTCAACAAGAAGAACGGCACAGTGTCCTGCCACAACTGTGGAGTGAACGGACACTTTGCTCAGGAATGCAACCAGCCCAGCATGGACTCCACCCAGCCGG gaGGCTTCAGGATGAAGTATGCAGCATCCAACATTTCAGAAGCACTTGATAATGCCGACTGA